Part of the Paracoccus sp. MC1862 genome, GACAGTCGGGGATGAAGCCCGAGACCCTGCCGTGGACCTTCAACCGGCTGCGCGACCATAGCGTGCAGACAGATGCCGCGGTTGCTCATATCGAGGACATGAAACGTCTGCGCGACTTGGTGAGCTGCAGCCTGACGTAAGGGGCAGGGCCTTGCTGACGTCCTGCCGTCGCGCGAGGACTGTCGATTGCCATCCCTAGGAACGATCTTATTTGCAGATCATCCTGGCAGCGCTCCATCCTCCCTTTTGGGCGCAACCCAGACCATCCCCAGTGCATGACATGACGCCGTGATGAACCAGCAGTCCCAGGATCAGGAGCGTGACGTCCTCGCGGGACTTGTCGAGCGGGTGACGTTCCACAATCCCGAGACCGGCTTTTGCGTGCTGCGCGTCAAGG contains:
- a CDS encoding helix-turn-helix domain-containing protein — encoded protein: MQAVSRSAEFLLTLAAECDSECPVALPCSKALIAGQSGMKPETLPWTFNRLRDHSVQTDAAVAHIEDMKRLRDLVSCSLT